The DNA window CAGATGCACAACTGCATCGAAAGCCACCAGCGCAACGGCCAGATCGCCGGGATAGCCAGCAATGCACTGATCGCTCGTCCCCAGAACCGCATGATTACGGGTGACGCCCCCAAGAGCAGAACAGCCGGAACCCGGATGACGCTTGTTGCATGCGGGAAACACCGCCGCATCACGGAAATAGGAACAGCGCGTCCGCTGCAACAGATTACCACCGATGGTTGCCATATTGCGGATTTGCGCCGAGGCGGCCAAGGCAAGGGATTCCGCCACAGCCGGAAAAGCCTTTTGAATGGCAGGGTGATCAGCCACAGCACTCATGCGGGCAAGCGCCCCGATGGATGCCCGTGTCTCATCAACCTCAATGCCGTCAAGACCAGCGAGATGGGTGATATCGACAACGGTGTCAGGTTCGGCAATCCCGCATTTTGCCAGATCCAGCAGCGTCGTGCCGCCAGCAAGCACCATATTACCAGCCAGCGCGGCGGCCTTGCGGGCTTCATCGGCAGAATGAACGCGAAGATAGGAAAAATTCTTCATGATGCTGCCTCCGCTGCTTCGCGTACCGCGGCCACGATGTGCGAGTAGGCACCGCACCGGCAAAGATTGCCGGACATATATTCGCGGATTTCATTGTCGGATTTCGTGTGGCCTTCGCGGATGCATGCAACCGCCGACATGATCTGGCCGGGGGTGCAGTAGCCGCACTGAAAGGCGTCATGCTCAAGAAATGCAGATTGAACGGGATGCAAGCCACCATCGCCATCGGCGAGACCTTCAATCGTTGTGATTGCCCGCCCTTCAACCTGTGCCGCAAGGGTCAGGCAGGCAAGCACCCGCTTGCCATCGACATGAACAGTACAGGCACCACACTGGCCCTGATCACAGCCCTTTTTGGTTCCGGTAAGGTCAAGATGCTCGCGCAGCGCATCCAGCAGAGTGACGCGCGGTTCAACGGCAAGCTCTCGACTCCTGCCATTTATATCCAGCTTCAAGTTGATTGTTCCGGTCATTATATCGCTCCTGCTTTGCGAATGCAGATTCATTCGACAGCCCGATACCCAAACGCCAAGCGTCAGGAGAAGTTCACATCGCTGTGCGCTTTACCTACCTGTCAGATGGGTCGAATCGAGTTTACCTGTGTTTAGAGACATGACATTGGGACCCATTCTGCGATAAGAAGGCAAAAGGACTCCACTTAAACGGAGGGGCCTCCGCTTATCTTAAGAACTTGTTGCTCGTGGTCAAGCCCCCATGAGCGTGGAGCAGAATTTGGTCGCCAAGCCATCAGAGAATGCCGGGCCACCGCCTTTGAGTGTAAAAGGTATGCGCGCCGATGCGCGTCGCAACCGGGAAAAACTGCTCGAAGTGGCGGCCGTGGTTTTCTCCGAACATGGCGTGGAAGGCTCCCTTGAAGATATCGCCCGGCGGGCGGGCGTTGGCATTGGCACGCTTTACCGGCATTTCCCGACCCGCGAACATCTTGTGGAGGTCGTCTACAAACGCGAGGTTGAGAACCTTTGTGCGGCAGCGGGCGAATTATCGCTGCATCACCCGCCGGATGTTGCGCTTGAAGAATGGATGCATCGCTTTGTCGGATATATCGCTGCAAAACGTGGCATGGCAAACAGTCTGCGCATACTCGTTACCAGCAATTCCGAACTGTTTGCCGGAAGTTCGGGCATGGTTGCCATCTCGCTCCGAAATCTTGTCGAAGCCGCGGCCAATGACGATCTTATCCGCCGGGATATTGACAGCACTGATCTGCTGCACGCGCTGTTTACAATCTATTCAATCCCCGATGCTCCCGATTGGCGTGACCGGTCGCGCCGCCTGGTGAAGCTGCTGATGGACGGATTGCGGTGGGGCGCTCGTGACAAGACCACAGCTCAACGCGACGAAAACCCTCGCAATGGCTAGGACTCCATGGCGTCCGATACGGCCTCATCGGCAGGCATGGACTGGAACAGCGTTTCGCGAGCGGACCGAAGATGATTACGGCAGGCAATGTCAACTTTTGCCGCATCGCGCGAACGCAAGGCATCGATATAAGCCAGATGCTCTTCCAGAGCCTTGGCGTTGCGAGCCCGTTCGTTCACCTTTCTCCATTGATAATGGTAGTGAAATACGATCGCGATGACGTCATAGAAATCAATGACGAAGCGATTGCGCGAAGCGGAATGGATCATGCGATGAAACCGCTCATCGAGCGCGGAAAAATCCATATAGCGCGTATCGATATCGCGTAGCAGCGCAAGATGGTCAGCCTCCAGAACATCCAGTTCCTGAATGGCAGGATGATCATCGGGCAAGTTCAGGAAAGCTACGGCGGAACGCAGCTCAAAAATCTCCCGGATTTCAAAGAGTTCGAGCGCGAATGAGCGGGTAAAACCCTTCAGGACCCAATGGCTGTTCTTGCGTTTTTCAATCAATCCGAACCGGCTGAACCGGATCAGAAACTCGCGCACGCTTGACGTGCCAACACCAATATCGCGGGCAAGCTCAAGCTCATTGATCTGCATTCCGGGCTGGGCCCCGCCAGCCAGAATGCGCTGCATGAAACTACGCTCGATAATCTCCGACAAGGAGTCGGTTTCCTCATCGGGAAAATAGTCCGATTTGACTGGTTTTCGCAGGACTGTCTTGCTGCGCTTTGTCCATTCGATCAGGCCATTTTCCTCCAGGGCACCAAGAATGGCGCGAACCGTGGTCCGGCTGATGCTGAGGCGTGTTCCAAGCTCGGGTTCTGATGGAAGCTCCTCAATATCTTTGAGAAGGCGAAGACACCTGTTGTAGCCCTCCTTGAACACCGTATTCTGCTTCGACATTCTATTCTTTCATTATCCAGAACCGACCCAATCCGACCGGGACTTGCAGTTCCACCTATAGTTCGATCTGATCTGTGTTTTATCCGCAAGAGGCGTTGACGGCAAAATGTATTTTGTCGATAAAAGACGAATTGTGCAGATATTGACATGTTAGTTCAGTGCTCGCACCATTGGTTTGTTCTGGGAGGAACAGTTGGATATCCGGAAGATTGGTAAAACGCCGCTGGCCGTGACAACGATCGGCTTTGGTGGGGCTGCTATTGGCGGGCTCTATCGTGAATGCACGCGTGACGCGGCGATGGAAACGCTGCAGGCCGCGTGGGATGCTGGATTACGCTATTTCGATACGGCCCCCTTTTATGGCTTCGGCCTTTCAGAACGGCGAACAGGTGATTTTCTGCGCGATAAACCGCGTGAAACCTATGTTCTTTCAACGAAGGTTGGCCGGATTCTGCGACCTGTTCCGGAAGATCAGGTCCCCGATCACTCCTACGTCAATCCCCTGCCCTTCACCGTCGACTATGACTACAGTTATGACGGCATCATGCGGTCCTTCGAGTTCAGCTTTGCGCGGCTGGGCCTGAACAGGATCGATATACTCTACGTGCATGATGTTGGCGCCTACACCCACGGCGCCGAAAAGAATGCCGTCTACATGGCCCAGCTGCTTGGGGGCGGACTGAAGGCTTTGGAGGAACTTAAATCTGCAGGTGCGATCTCAGCCTATGGCCTCGGCGTCAATGAAATTGAAGTTTGCCTTGAGGTCGCCGCCAGACACCCGATTGACTGCATTCTGCTCGCGGGGCGCTATTCCCTTCTGGACCGCTCTGCCGAACGCGGCTTGCTGGATATCTGCCGGAAACAGCAAATATCACTGGTGATTGGCGGCGTCTTTAACTCGGGCATTCTGGCAACCGGCCCGGTTCCCGGTGCAAATTTTGACTATGGGCCCGCATCACAGGACATTCTGGATCGCGTGCGCTCCATGCAGACAATTGCAACGAACCATAATGTTCCGCTGGCGGCAGCGGCACTTCAGTTTCCATTCCGCGAGCCGGTGGTAGCGAATGTGCTGATTGGCACGGCAAAACCGTCGAGTCTGACCAGAAATATCGAGCTTCTTTCGACAAAAGTCCCTGAAAGCGTCTACGCAGAATGTGAGCCCTTCACGATCCGCTGAGATGCTTGCAAAGAACAGGCATTTAAATTAGCTTCGCATGATCGATGTTTTTTATCGATAAAGAGCGGATTGAAAAGCGCCCTCTCAATCCGGACATAAGCAAATAAAACCGGCGCTACGAGAGGAACACAACCATGATTTCTACAGGAAAGTGCATCAATCGCAGAACCGTTCTTGGTACCGCCACTCTGGCTCTGCTGGCAGGAATGATGTCCGTAGCACCAGTGCGCGCCGCGGATGTAACCATCCCTATCATCGTCAAGGACACGACATCTTTCTATTGGCAGATCGTCCTTGCCGGTGCGCGCAAGGCGGGCAAGGATCTCGGTGTCAAAGTACCCGAGCTTGGAGCCCAGGCTGAATCCGATATTAACGGCCAGATTTCCATTCTTGAAAATGCCGTCTCCGGCAAACCGGCTGCTATCGTCATCTCTCCCACCGAGTTTAAAGCTCTCGGAAAACCCATTGATGAAGCAGCGAAATCCGTCAAAATCATTGGTATCGATTCCGCTGCGGATTCCAAGGCCTTCACCTCATTCCTGACAACGGACAACGTACAGGGTGGACGTGTAGCAGCCGACGGTCTCGCCGCTGCGATCACAGAAAAATATGGCAAGGCAGAAGGCGAAGTGGCTCTCATCACGGCCCTTCCCGGCGTTGGCTCACTCGACCAGCGCGCCAAAGGTTTTAAAGAACAGCTGGCAGCCAAATATCCCGGTCTCAAGCTGATTGCCGACAAGGTTGCTGATGGCCAAGCCACGACAGGGCTTAACATCACCACCGATCTGATCACCGCCAACCCCAACCTGCGCGGTATCTTCACATCCAATCTGATCATGGCTCAGGGCGCGGGTCAGGCCATTGCCGAAAACAAGGCGCAGGACAAGATCAAGGTGATCGGCTTCGACAGCGATGAAAAGCTGGTCAAATTTCTGTCAAACGGGACTTTGGCCGGGTTGATCGTTCAGGACCCTTACCGCATGGGCTATGATGGCATCAAAACCGCTTTGGCCGCCTCAAAAGGCGAAAAGACAGAAGCCAATGTCGATACCGGTGCAAACCTGATCACCAAGGCCAATATGAACGACAAGCGCGCGCAGGAGTTGCTCAACCCCAAGCTGGACTGATCCAGATTTGCTCAACAGTCAGTGGGGCCGCCATGACAGATCATGATATTTCGCATCGCTCCAGCAGCGGGCAAAGTGAAGATGTATCCGCAGCGGCGGCTCACCTGCCTATTCTGGAATTGCGTGGGCTTGAGAAACAATATCTTGGAACCCACGCGCTAAAACCCGCCGATCTCGCTTTCAAGGCTGGAGAAATTCACGCCATTGTCGGTGAGAACGGCGCGGGAAAATCGACGCTGATCAAGCTTCTGACCGGCGTCATTCCCCGCACCGCCGGCGAGATATTGTTTCGGGGCGAACCGGTGGCACTGACGACACCGCTGGAAGCGATCCAGCATGGGATCAATGCCGTGCATCAGGAGGTCGTGCTCTGCCCGCATCTGACCGTCGCCGCCAATATTTTTCTGGGTGAAGAGCAGCGCCGTTTCGGTCTCCTGCAGCATCGCCATATGATCAGGGAAGCACAGAAAATCCTTGATGATCTTGGCTTTGCGCTACCCGCCCATGCACTGCTGAGCGATCTGACCATCGGGCAGCAGCAACTGATCGCAACGGCGCGCGCAGCAACACGCGGCGCACGTTTCCTCATATTCGACGAACCAACTGCCTATCTGACGCGCGAGGAAGCGGCGCAGCTCTTTGCGCTGATCCGCCGTCTGCAGAAAAGCGGCGTCACTATCGTCTATATCAGCCACCGCATGGAGGAAGTGTTTGAACTCGCCGACCGGGTTTCGATCCTGCGCGACGGGCGGTTGGTTGGCACGCGCAACATCGAGGAAACCAACGAGAATGAATTGATCGGCCTGATGATCAATCGTTCAATCGAGCAGATTTATCACAAGGTGCCATTTACCTTTGGCAAGACAATCCTTGAGACACAAAATCTCAGCGGCAATGGCTTTGAAGATATCAGCCTTAGCGTGCGTGAGGGCGAAATTGTCGGGCTTTACGGCTTGATTGGCGCGGGCCGCAGTGAGTTCGTGACAACCATCTTTGGACGGCACCCGAAATCTTCAGGCCAAATTCTCTGGGACGGCAAAGAGGTGCGTATCGAGCGCGAGCGCGATGCGATCAAACTCGGCATCGCTCTGGCGCCGGAGAGCCGCCGCGATCAGGGCCTATGCCTGTCCTTGCCGGTGTCACTCAATCTCAATCTGCCGATCTACAAGCAGCTCAGCAGGAATGCTCTGATTTCGCACCGCGAAGAAGCCAGACATGCCGACAATCAGATCTCGGACCTTCGCATCAAGACGTCCTCGCGCAGTGCCAGTGCTGCCAGCCTTTCCGGCGGCAACCAGCAGAAAATTGTTATCGGCAAATGGCTTAACCATGGTGCCAAGCTTTTCATTTTTGACGAACCTACAGTGGGTGTCGATGTGGGCACAAAAGCTGAAATCTACCGGCTGTTCTCGACCCTTCTGGAAAACGGCGCCGGTATCATTCTGATCTCGTCCTATCTTCCCGAAGTTTTTGAGCTTGCCGATACGCTGCATGTCTTCAGGCGTGGACATCTGGTGGCAAGCCATCACCACAAATCCGTTACGCATGAAGACATTCTGACTCAAGCGCTCGGCTCAGCATCAGCCGACGCCAGCACGCACAATTGATCTGTTCCGCCGCGATTATTCGCCTCGACTATCTGGAGATTTGTCCCGATGAGCCTTGAAACCAAAGACACTGGCACCACCCCGAAGCGGCGCTTCAATGTCCTGTTCGGACTGACGCTTTTTGCCCTGTTGCTGGTACTCTGGCTGGTCCTTAGTCTCGCAACAGATAGTTTCTGGACCGGAAACAATATTGCCAATCTGCTACGCCAAGGCTCGATGATTGCGATCCTCGCCATTGGCCAGACCTTCGTCATCATTACCGGCGGCATTGATCTGTCTGTCGGCGCGATCGTCGGCTTCACCAGCGTCATCGTCGCCTGGTTGTTGGCACATGGCTTTCCCGTCTGGGCGGCAATCCTGATCACGCTTGGTATCGGTGTCTGTATCGGGCTGTTTCATGGCTTTGGCATTGTGCGTCTCGGGCTTCCACCCTTCATCATCACACTCGCAACGCTTACATCATTGCGCGGCATCGGCCTGCTGATTACCAACGGTGCCACGATCTCGATCGATAATGACCCGTTTACCGAATTCTCCCGCAATGATTTTACCGGAATACCCAACCTGTTCTGGATGGTGGTCCTTGTCGGCATTCCCGCCTACATCTTTCTAAGTCACAGCCGCTGGGGACGCTATCTGTTTTCCGTGGGATCGAATGCAGAAGCCTCGCGTCTGTCCGGCGTCAATGTCAAAGGGACCATTTATCTCGCCTATACATTATCAGCCGTCTGCGCATCATTCGTAGGATTGCTGCTTGCCTCCCGTATTGGCATTGGCAATGCCACACAGGCGGAGGGATGGGAACTGCAAGCCATCGCTTCCTCGGTTATCGGCGGCACCAGTCTTTTCGGCGCTGTAGGTTCCATTCATGGGCCGCTGCTGGGCGCGTTCATTCTGGCGACAATCAACAACGGCGCTAACCTCCTCAACGTCAATTCCTTCTGGCAGCGGGTTATAACAGGCGTTTTGATCATTGTTATTGTGTACTTCGATCAGCTCCGCCGCAGGCGAAGATAGGCGTTATTCGGGAACATTCGACCGTTTCAAGGGTTTCTATAGTACCGAGAGCGAGTTTGGGAGAGCTCTTGCTTTCGTCAGAGGTCTGGTCGAGCGATCGTGGAACTTCATCCTTCGATACTCCCAGACCTCGTTCTGTCCTATAGAGACGACCGCTTGTCACAGGATGCGGCGGAGAAACAGGCTCATATGACACCCGTGAGATTAACGCGCCGTGCAAGAGCCACGGTGCTCTCCTTACGCTCACTATAACGGTTGGTGAGATAATCCGACACGTCGCGTGTCAGCAGCGTGAACTTCATAAGCTCCTCCATGACATCCACAACGCGATCGTAATAGGCCGATGGTTTCATACGGCCGTTTTCGTCAAACTCCTGATAGGCTTTGGCAACCGACGACTGGTTCGGGATTGTGACCATACGCATCCAGCGCCCGAGAACCCGCATCTGGTTGACTGCATTAAACGACTGTGACCCGCCAGAAACCTGCATGACCGCAAGCGTTCGTCCCTGAGTAGGACGGATCGCGCCCATGGCAAGCGGTATCCAGTCGATCTGTGATTTCATGACGCCTGTCATGGCACCATGCCGCTCGGAACTGGTCCAGACCTGCCCTTCGGACCAGAGTGAAAGGTCGCGCAGTTCCTGCACCTTTGGATGATCTACGGGCGCGTCATCGGGCAGAGGCAATCCTGCTGGATCATAGACACGAGTCTCCGCACCAAAATGCTCCAACAGGCGCGCTGCCTCTTGCGTTAGCAAGCGGCTGTAGGACACTTTCCGGATGGAGCCGTAAAGCAACAGGATACGGGGCCGGTGTGCCGACAGCGGAACAGATAATTTTTCAGGATCGGGAATCTGTAGGGCCTCGGATAGAGTATTGGCTAAATCAGACAATGCGCTTTCCTTTAGCATCAATGACAACTTCGCCATCTTCCTTGGTGAAAGCGCGCTTTTGTGGGTTCGGGAGTATGTCAAGGACGACTTCAGACGGTCGGCTTAGGCGCACGCCTTTTTCAGTCACCACAAACGGGCGGTTCATCAGGATCGGATGGGCCTCCATCGCATCCAGCAGTTGTTCATCTGTCAAATCCGGATCATCGAGCCCAAGCTCCGCATAGGGCGTGCCTTTTTCGCGAATGGCTTCACGCACCGTCAACCCCGCTCTTCGAATGAGGTCTTTCAGTTCCTGACGTGCTGGAGGTGTCTTCAGATACTGGATTATGGTTGGCTCAATACCTGCATTCCGGATCATTGCGAGCACATTGCGCGACGTGC is part of the Phyllobacterium sp. T1293 genome and encodes:
- a CDS encoding FAD binding domain-containing protein gives rise to the protein MKNFSYLRVHSADEARKAAALAGNMVLAGGTTLLDLAKCGIAEPDTVVDITHLAGLDGIEVDETRASIGALARMSAVADHPAIQKAFPAVAESLALAASAQIRNMATIGGNLLQRTRCSYFRDAAVFPACNKRHPGSGCSALGGVTRNHAVLGTSDQCIAGYPGDLAVALVAFDAVVHLGERQVAVDDFFRLPGNTPDREHAFERGEIITAVTIPASAAARRSTYLKVRDRQSYEFAAASAAVGLELEADGKTVRDIRIALGGVATKPWRARTVEAALIGKGLEPELVRKASLLVMEGATDHGANHYKIDLAPRVITRAVLKMGGLA
- a CDS encoding (2Fe-2S)-binding protein; the protein is MTGTINLKLDINGRSRELAVEPRVTLLDALREHLDLTGTKKGCDQGQCGACTVHVDGKRVLACLTLAAQVEGRAITTIEGLADGDGGLHPVQSAFLEHDAFQCGYCTPGQIMSAVACIREGHTKSDNEIREYMSGNLCRCGAYSHIVAAVREAAEAAS
- a CDS encoding TetR/AcrR family transcriptional regulator, producing MSVEQNLVAKPSENAGPPPLSVKGMRADARRNREKLLEVAAVVFSEHGVEGSLEDIARRAGVGIGTLYRHFPTREHLVEVVYKREVENLCAAAGELSLHHPPDVALEEWMHRFVGYIAAKRGMANSLRILVTSNSELFAGSSGMVAISLRNLVEAAANDDLIRRDIDSTDLLHALFTIYSIPDAPDWRDRSRRLVKLLMDGLRWGARDKTTAQRDENPRNG
- a CDS encoding GntR family transcriptional regulator, which encodes MSKQNTVFKEGYNRCLRLLKDIEELPSEPELGTRLSISRTTVRAILGALEENGLIEWTKRSKTVLRKPVKSDYFPDEETDSLSEIIERSFMQRILAGGAQPGMQINELELARDIGVGTSSVREFLIRFSRFGLIEKRKNSHWVLKGFTRSFALELFEIREIFELRSAVAFLNLPDDHPAIQELDVLEADHLALLRDIDTRYMDFSALDERFHRMIHSASRNRFVIDFYDVIAIVFHYHYQWRKVNERARNAKALEEHLAYIDALRSRDAAKVDIACRNHLRSARETLFQSMPADEAVSDAMES
- a CDS encoding aldo/keto reductase, translated to MDIRKIGKTPLAVTTIGFGGAAIGGLYRECTRDAAMETLQAAWDAGLRYFDTAPFYGFGLSERRTGDFLRDKPRETYVLSTKVGRILRPVPEDQVPDHSYVNPLPFTVDYDYSYDGIMRSFEFSFARLGLNRIDILYVHDVGAYTHGAEKNAVYMAQLLGGGLKALEELKSAGAISAYGLGVNEIEVCLEVAARHPIDCILLAGRYSLLDRSAERGLLDICRKQQISLVIGGVFNSGILATGPVPGANFDYGPASQDILDRVRSMQTIATNHNVPLAAAALQFPFREPVVANVLIGTAKPSSLTRNIELLSTKVPESVYAECEPFTIR
- a CDS encoding ABC transporter substrate-binding protein, encoding MISTGKCINRRTVLGTATLALLAGMMSVAPVRAADVTIPIIVKDTTSFYWQIVLAGARKAGKDLGVKVPELGAQAESDINGQISILENAVSGKPAAIVISPTEFKALGKPIDEAAKSVKIIGIDSAADSKAFTSFLTTDNVQGGRVAADGLAAAITEKYGKAEGEVALITALPGVGSLDQRAKGFKEQLAAKYPGLKLIADKVADGQATTGLNITTDLITANPNLRGIFTSNLIMAQGAGQAIAENKAQDKIKVIGFDSDEKLVKFLSNGTLAGLIVQDPYRMGYDGIKTALAASKGEKTEANVDTGANLITKANMNDKRAQELLNPKLD
- a CDS encoding sugar ABC transporter ATP-binding protein, whose amino-acid sequence is MTDHDISHRSSSGQSEDVSAAAAHLPILELRGLEKQYLGTHALKPADLAFKAGEIHAIVGENGAGKSTLIKLLTGVIPRTAGEILFRGEPVALTTPLEAIQHGINAVHQEVVLCPHLTVAANIFLGEEQRRFGLLQHRHMIREAQKILDDLGFALPAHALLSDLTIGQQQLIATARAATRGARFLIFDEPTAYLTREEAAQLFALIRRLQKSGVTIVYISHRMEEVFELADRVSILRDGRLVGTRNIEETNENELIGLMINRSIEQIYHKVPFTFGKTILETQNLSGNGFEDISLSVREGEIVGLYGLIGAGRSEFVTTIFGRHPKSSGQILWDGKEVRIERERDAIKLGIALAPESRRDQGLCLSLPVSLNLNLPIYKQLSRNALISHREEARHADNQISDLRIKTSSRSASAASLSGGNQQKIVIGKWLNHGAKLFIFDEPTVGVDVGTKAEIYRLFSTLLENGAGIILISSYLPEVFELADTLHVFRRGHLVASHHHKSVTHEDILTQALGSASADASTHN
- a CDS encoding ABC transporter permease; translation: MSLETKDTGTTPKRRFNVLFGLTLFALLLVLWLVLSLATDSFWTGNNIANLLRQGSMIAILAIGQTFVIITGGIDLSVGAIVGFTSVIVAWLLAHGFPVWAAILITLGIGVCIGLFHGFGIVRLGLPPFIITLATLTSLRGIGLLITNGATISIDNDPFTEFSRNDFTGIPNLFWMVVLVGIPAYIFLSHSRWGRYLFSVGSNAEASRLSGVNVKGTIYLAYTLSAVCASFVGLLLASRIGIGNATQAEGWELQAIASSVIGGTSLFGAVGSIHGPLLGAFILATINNGANLLNVNSFWQRVITGVLIIVIVYFDQLRRRRR
- the arsH gene encoding arsenical resistance protein ArsH, with the protein product MLKESALSDLANTLSEALQIPDPEKLSVPLSAHRPRILLLYGSIRKVSYSRLLTQEAARLLEHFGAETRVYDPAGLPLPDDAPVDHPKVQELRDLSLWSEGQVWTSSERHGAMTGVMKSQIDWIPLAMGAIRPTQGRTLAVMQVSGGSQSFNAVNQMRVLGRWMRMVTIPNQSSVAKAYQEFDENGRMKPSAYYDRVVDVMEELMKFTLLTRDVSDYLTNRYSERKESTVALARRVNLTGVI
- the arsC gene encoding arsenate reductase (glutaredoxin) (This arsenate reductase requires both glutathione and glutaredoxin to convert arsenate to arsenite, after which the efflux transporter formed by ArsA and ArsB can extrude the arsenite from the cell, providing resistance.); the encoded protein is MTVTIYHNPACGTSRNVLAMIRNAGIEPTIIQYLKTPPARQELKDLIRRAGLTVREAIREKGTPYAELGLDDPDLTDEQLLDAMEAHPILMNRPFVVTEKGVRLSRPSEVVLDILPNPQKRAFTKEDGEVVIDAKGKRIV